A genome region from Corvus hawaiiensis isolate bCorHaw1 chromosome 4, bCorHaw1.pri.cur, whole genome shotgun sequence includes the following:
- the ZNF800 gene encoding zinc finger protein 800 isoform X1 — protein sequence MPLRDKCCQTDHHHHGCCEPVHLLEPGDPPLLQQPLQTSKSGIQQIIECFRSGTKQLKHILLKDVDTIFECKLCRSLFRGLPNLITHKKFYCPPSLQMDDNLPDTKDKQSQAINDLLEAIYPRVDKQEYIITLEPIETNQNAVFQYVSRTDSPDENTESSHTPDQAPVQIQEPSTEQPKTVSAPAPVPPGESVELPPADPVTNKVVSTPEEQPPAVNPDLDSLDNSDYGHQLICCLCRKEFHSRRSVRRHIRKVHKKKMEELKKYIETKKKPNQCSAKGRNKNVLVTLGRSCPVCYKSFATKANVRRHFDEVHRGLRRDSITPDIATKPGQPLFLDTVSAKKSFKTRKQKSSSKAEYNLSACKCLLCKRKYSSQIMLKRHMQIVHKITLSGKNSKREKGPNNTANGTEIKVEPADSVEPSPPSIALSPHNELKGTNHSNEKKNTPSAQKNKVKQDPENPKSTSKSSAKSTCKSTTKSTPKSTNASAAGGQQKTRKPKLSAGFDFKQLYCKLCKRQFTSKQNLTKHIELHTDGNNIYVKYYRCPLCSYETRRKRDVIRHITVVHKKSPRYLGKITASLEIRAIKKPIDLVLNKVTKRGSQRDETKQIGSKQDVTSNSPNKKYEGADVGIEVKVTKNFSLHRCNKCGKAFARKAFLEHHKKTHKANVSHSPEESKTKGRSTRSKAVVW from the exons ATGCCTCTAAGGGACAAGTGTTGTCAGACTGACCACCATCACCATGGATGCTGTGAGCCAG TGCATCTGTTGGAACCTGGTGATCCTCCGTTAttgcagcagcctctgcaaaCGTCAAAATCTGGTATTCAACAAATCATTGAGTGTTTTCGATCAG GAACGAAACAACTTAAACATATCTTGTTAAAAGATGTGGACACCATTTTTGAGTGTAAATTGTGCCGGAGTCTCTTCAGAGGATTACCAAATTTAATTACTCATAAAAAGTTTTATTGTCCTCCAAGTCTTCAGATGGATGATA ACCTCCCAGATACAAAAGATAAGCAGAGTCAAGCCATAAATGACCTTCTTGAAGCAATCTATCCAAGGGTAGATAAGCAAGAATATATAATTACATTGGAACCTATAGAAACTAATCAAAATGCTGTATTCCAATATGTGTCAAGGACTGATAGCCCAGATGAGAACACAGAAAGTAGTCATACCCCTGATCAAGCTCCGGTACAGATACAGGAACCCAGCACTGAGCAACCCAAGACTGtttcagctccagccccagtcCCACCTGGGGAGTCTGTAGAATTACCTCCTGCTGATCCAGTTACAAACAAAGTGGTATCTACTCCTGAAGAGCAGCCACCAGCAGTAAATCCTGACTTGGACTCTCTGGATAACTCTGATTATGGCCACCAGTTGATTTGTTGCCTCTGTAGGAAGGAATTTCATTCAAGACGCAGTGTACGCCGGCACATTCGAAAAGTAcacaaaaaaaagatggaagagCTAAAGAAGTacatagaaacaaaaaagaaaccaaaccagtgCTCTGCAAAAGGACGAAATAAGAATGTTCTCGTAACATTAGGTAGAAGTTGTCCTGTGTGTTATAAATCATTTGCTACAAAAGCCAACGTAAGGAGGCATTTTGATGAAGTTCATAGAGGATTAAGAAGGGATTCCATTACTCCTGATATAGCTACAAAGCCTGGGCAACCTTTGTTCTTGGATACAGTTTctgctaaaaaatcttttaagacCAGAAAACAAAAGTCGTCTTCAAAGGCTGAATACAATTTAAGTGCATGCAAATGCCTTCTGTGTAAGAGAAAATATAGTTCACAAATAATGCTGAAAAGGCATATGCAAATTGTTCACAAGATAACTCTTTCTGGAAAGAACtctaaaagagagaaaggaccCAACAATACTGCCAAtggcacagaaataaaagttgaaCCAGCAGATTCTGTAGAACCTTCACCCCCTTCCATTGCGCTTTCTCCACACAATGAATTAAAGGGAACAAATCattcaaatgagaaaaagaacacaccatcagcacagaaaaataaagttaaacaGGACCCCGAAAACCCTAAATCAACTTCTAAATCAAGCGCTAAATCAACCTGCAAATCAACCACTAAATCAACCCCTAAATCAACCAATGCATCTGCTGCAGGTGGCCAGCAAAAAACTAGGAAGCCAAAACTTTCAGCTGGCTTTGACTTCAAGCAGCTTTACTGTAAACTCTGTAAGCGCCAATTTACTTCTAAACAGAATTTAACAAAACACATTGAATTACACACAGATGGAAATAATATTTATGTTAAATACTACAGATGTCCACTCTGCTCCTACGAAACACGTCGCAAGCGTGATGTGATAAGACACATAACTGTGGTTCATAAAAAGTCACCACGCTACCTTGGGAAAATAACTGCAAGTTTAGAAATAAGAGCAATAAAGAAACCAATTGATCTTGTTTTAAATAAGGTGACAAAAAGAGGCTCTCAGAGGgatgaaacaaaacagattgGTTCAAAACAGGATGTCACCTCTAATTCTCCCAATAAAAAGTATGAAGGAGCTGATGTTGGCATTGAAgtaaaagtaacaaaaaactTTTCTCTACACCGATGCAATAAATGTGGGAAAGCATTTGCCAGAAAAGCTTTTCTAGAACATCATAAGAAAACCCACAAAGCAAATGTATCTCATTCACCTGAAGAAAGTAAAACCAAAGGCAGAAGTACAAGATCTAAAGCTGTTGTCtggtga
- the ZNF800 gene encoding zinc finger protein 800 isoform X2: MPLRDKCCQTDHHHHGCCEPVHLLEPGDPPLLQQPLQTSKSGIQQIIECFRSGTKQLKHILLKDVDTIFECKLCRSLFRGLPNLITHKKFYCPPSLQMDDNLPDTKDKQSQAINDLLEAIYPRVDKQEYIITLEPIETNQNAVFQYVSRTDSPDENTESSHTPDQAPVQIQEPSTEQPKTVSAPAPVPPGESVELPPADPVTNKVVSTPEEQPPAVNPDLDSLDNSDYGHQLICCLCRKEFHSRRSVRRHIRKVHKKKMEELKKYIETKKKPNQCSAKGRNKNVLVTLGRSCPVCYKSFATKANVRRHFDEVHRGLRRDSITPDIATKPGQPLFLDTVSAKKSFKTRKQKSSSKAEYNLSACKCLLCKRKYSSQIMLKRHMQIVHKITLSGKNSKREKGPNNTANGTEIKVEPADSVEPSPPSIALSPHNELKGTNHSNEKKNTPSAQKNKVKQDPENPKSTSKSSAKSTCKSTTKSTPKSTNASAAGGQQKTRKPKLSAGFDFKQLYCKLCKRQFTSKQNLTKHIELHTDGNNIYVKYYRCPLCSYETRRKRDVIRHITVVHKKSPRYLGKITASLEIRAIKKPIDLVLNKVTKRGSQRDETKQIGSKQDVTSNSPNKKYEGADVGIEVKVTKNFSLHRCNKCGKAFARKAFLEHHKKTHKANVSHSPEESKTKGRSTRSKAVV, translated from the exons ATGCCTCTAAGGGACAAGTGTTGTCAGACTGACCACCATCACCATGGATGCTGTGAGCCAG TGCATCTGTTGGAACCTGGTGATCCTCCGTTAttgcagcagcctctgcaaaCGTCAAAATCTGGTATTCAACAAATCATTGAGTGTTTTCGATCAG GAACGAAACAACTTAAACATATCTTGTTAAAAGATGTGGACACCATTTTTGAGTGTAAATTGTGCCGGAGTCTCTTCAGAGGATTACCAAATTTAATTACTCATAAAAAGTTTTATTGTCCTCCAAGTCTTCAGATGGATGATA ACCTCCCAGATACAAAAGATAAGCAGAGTCAAGCCATAAATGACCTTCTTGAAGCAATCTATCCAAGGGTAGATAAGCAAGAATATATAATTACATTGGAACCTATAGAAACTAATCAAAATGCTGTATTCCAATATGTGTCAAGGACTGATAGCCCAGATGAGAACACAGAAAGTAGTCATACCCCTGATCAAGCTCCGGTACAGATACAGGAACCCAGCACTGAGCAACCCAAGACTGtttcagctccagccccagtcCCACCTGGGGAGTCTGTAGAATTACCTCCTGCTGATCCAGTTACAAACAAAGTGGTATCTACTCCTGAAGAGCAGCCACCAGCAGTAAATCCTGACTTGGACTCTCTGGATAACTCTGATTATGGCCACCAGTTGATTTGTTGCCTCTGTAGGAAGGAATTTCATTCAAGACGCAGTGTACGCCGGCACATTCGAAAAGTAcacaaaaaaaagatggaagagCTAAAGAAGTacatagaaacaaaaaagaaaccaaaccagtgCTCTGCAAAAGGACGAAATAAGAATGTTCTCGTAACATTAGGTAGAAGTTGTCCTGTGTGTTATAAATCATTTGCTACAAAAGCCAACGTAAGGAGGCATTTTGATGAAGTTCATAGAGGATTAAGAAGGGATTCCATTACTCCTGATATAGCTACAAAGCCTGGGCAACCTTTGTTCTTGGATACAGTTTctgctaaaaaatcttttaagacCAGAAAACAAAAGTCGTCTTCAAAGGCTGAATACAATTTAAGTGCATGCAAATGCCTTCTGTGTAAGAGAAAATATAGTTCACAAATAATGCTGAAAAGGCATATGCAAATTGTTCACAAGATAACTCTTTCTGGAAAGAACtctaaaagagagaaaggaccCAACAATACTGCCAAtggcacagaaataaaagttgaaCCAGCAGATTCTGTAGAACCTTCACCCCCTTCCATTGCGCTTTCTCCACACAATGAATTAAAGGGAACAAATCattcaaatgagaaaaagaacacaccatcagcacagaaaaataaagttaaacaGGACCCCGAAAACCCTAAATCAACTTCTAAATCAAGCGCTAAATCAACCTGCAAATCAACCACTAAATCAACCCCTAAATCAACCAATGCATCTGCTGCAGGTGGCCAGCAAAAAACTAGGAAGCCAAAACTTTCAGCTGGCTTTGACTTCAAGCAGCTTTACTGTAAACTCTGTAAGCGCCAATTTACTTCTAAACAGAATTTAACAAAACACATTGAATTACACACAGATGGAAATAATATTTATGTTAAATACTACAGATGTCCACTCTGCTCCTACGAAACACGTCGCAAGCGTGATGTGATAAGACACATAACTGTGGTTCATAAAAAGTCACCACGCTACCTTGGGAAAATAACTGCAAGTTTAGAAATAAGAGCAATAAAGAAACCAATTGATCTTGTTTTAAATAAGGTGACAAAAAGAGGCTCTCAGAGGgatgaaacaaaacagattgGTTCAAAACAGGATGTCACCTCTAATTCTCCCAATAAAAAGTATGAAGGAGCTGATGTTGGCATTGAAgtaaaagtaacaaaaaactTTTCTCTACACCGATGCAATAAATGTGGGAAAGCATTTGCCAGAAAAGCTTTTCTAGAACATCATAAGAAAACCCACAAAGCAAATGTATCTCATTCACCTGAAGAAAGTAAAACCAAAGGCAGAAGTACAAGATCTAAAGCTGTTGTCtg A